CTTGAGGAAGTCACCGGTTCCCGCCTGACCATGAACTTCTTCAGACCGGGTGGAAGCCGCTTCGATGTGCCGGATACATTTATTCCTCGCGTCAAGGCTTTCCTGGAACACTTGGATTCCACCATGAAGGACTACGAACGATTCCTCTCCAAGAACGTTATCGTTCGCGAACGTAGCATCGGTATCGGTATTCTCTCCAAGGAAGACGCCATCGCATACGCCTGCTCCGGCCCTGTGGCCCGTGCCAGCGGTGTGAACTTCGACGTTCGCCGCAACAATCCTTACAGCATTTACAGCCAGCTGGAATTCGACGTGCCTCTCGCCTACAACGGCGACTGCTACGACCGTTACAACGTGCGTATTGCAGAAATTCACGAATCCATGCGAATTCTCCGCCAGTGCATCGACAAGTTCCCCGCCGAGGGCCCATGGCGCAGCAAGGAAAAGCCCGTAAAGCTGAATCCTGGCCGCTACTACAGCGAGATCGAAACCGCCAAGGGTCTTTACGCAACCTACGTGGTGGCCGCCGCCGGCGACAAGCCTTACCGCATTCACACACGCGGTCCTAGCTTCCCCCACATCGGCGTTTTGAACAAGATGTGCCAAGGACTCACCGTTTCGGACCTTGTCACCATCATGGCAACCTTGGACCCCGTGATTCCGGAAATTGACAGGTAGGTTAGCATATGTTCGTACCTTCAGTAACTAATCCTATTGGCGACTTTGTACGAGAATGGGTGCCGAAGCTTGCAGAATATCTGCCTGCTTCCATCCAGTCCGACACTTTGAACAGCGTTGTCGCATTCCTGGTGAACGCCGTTATCTGCATCATCGCAGTGTGTCTCGTGAACATCGGTTCTGCACCGATCCTTATCTACATGGAACGTAAGGTTTGCGCCCACGTTCAGTGCCGAATGGGGCCCATGCGCCTTGGCTGGCACGGAACCATCCAGACTATCGCAGACGTCTTGAAAATGCTCTTCAAGGAAGTCTACGCACCTGGTGGAGTAGATAAGTTCGTCTATTTCCTGGCTCCGCTGATTGTGCTAATTGCACCTTTCATGGTTGCAGCACTCATCCCCTTCGGCCAGAACCTGGTGGTTGCAGACATCGACATGGGCATTCCCCTGATTATCGCCATCAATGGTTTTGGCGTGCTAGGCATCTTGCTTGGCGGCTGGTCCAGTAACAACAAGTACTCCTTGCTTGGTGCTCTTCGTAGCGGCGCTCAGATGATCAGCTACGAAATCTCCTTTGCCTTGGTGCTCCTATTCGTAGTGATGATAGCAGGTTCCACGAACTTGATGTCCATTACCCAGACACAAAGCGGCACGGTCT
This genomic window from Fibrobacter sp. contains:
- a CDS encoding NADH-quinone oxidoreductase subunit H; translation: MFVPSVTNPIGDFVREWVPKLAEYLPASIQSDTLNSVVAFLVNAVICIIAVCLVNIGSAPILIYMERKVCAHVQCRMGPMRLGWHGTIQTIADVLKMLFKEVYAPGGVDKFVYFLAPLIVLIAPFMVAALIPFGQNLVVADIDMGIPLIIAINGFGVLGILLGGWSSNNKYSLLGALRSGAQMISYEISFALVLLFVVMIAGSTNLMSITQTQSGTVFDWTIFRVPVLGIIAFVMFFISSTAEMNRAPFDIAEAEQELTGGYHTEYNGTPFAMFYLAEYIALVTNSSLAVTCFLGGFYAPCVGIAPIDNVLTMVPGVVWFFAKVFFMIWAYMMVRWTFVRPRVDQLMSFEWKFLLPLNLLMLVAGAAYVALVG